In Jejubacter calystegiae, the following are encoded in one genomic region:
- the cpsG gene encoding colanic acid biosynthesis phosphomannomutase CpsG, with product MTKLTCFKAYDIRGRLGDELNEDIAWRIGRAYGEYLKPQTIVLGGDVRLTSEALKLALAKGLQDAGVDVLDIGLSGTEEIYFATFHLGVDGGIEVTASHNPMDYNGMKLVRKGARPISGDTGLRDVQRLAEANDFPPVDESRRGSYKQLDLRDAYIDHLFSYINTANLKPLKLVINSGNGAAGPVVDAIEARFKALNLPVSFIKVHNTPDGNFPNGIPNPLLPECRADTSNAVIEHGADMGIAFDGDFDRCFLFDEKGQFIEGYYIVGLLAEAFLEKEQGAKIIHDPRLCWNTEDVVTGAGGVPVMSKTGHAFIKERMRAEDAIYGGEMSAHHYFRDFAYCDSGMIPWLLVTELLCLKGKTLGSLVEERIAAFPASGEINSKLADPAASIERVKQRFIDEAQEVDYTDGLSMAFGDWRFNLRSSNTEPVVRLNVESRADRALMAARTEEIVALLNGPELR from the coding sequence ATGACCAAACTAACCTGCTTTAAAGCCTACGACATTCGTGGCCGACTTGGGGATGAACTGAACGAGGATATCGCCTGGCGCATTGGCCGCGCCTATGGCGAGTACCTGAAACCGCAGACCATTGTGCTGGGGGGCGACGTGCGCCTGACAAGCGAGGCGTTGAAGCTGGCGCTGGCGAAAGGGCTGCAGGACGCCGGGGTGGATGTGCTGGATATCGGTCTTTCCGGCACCGAAGAGATCTACTTCGCCACTTTCCATCTGGGCGTGGACGGCGGCATTGAAGTGACCGCCAGCCATAACCCGATGGATTACAACGGCATGAAACTGGTGCGCAAGGGTGCTCGTCCTATAAGCGGTGACACCGGCCTGCGCGATGTCCAGCGCCTGGCGGAAGCTAACGACTTCCCGCCGGTCGACGAGTCACGCCGCGGCAGCTATAAGCAGCTCGACCTGCGCGACGCTTATATCGATCATCTGTTCTCTTACATCAATACCGCTAACCTGAAGCCGCTGAAACTGGTGATTAACTCCGGTAACGGCGCGGCGGGCCCGGTGGTGGATGCTATCGAAGCACGCTTTAAGGCGCTGAATTTGCCGGTCTCCTTTATTAAGGTGCACAACACGCCGGACGGTAACTTCCCGAACGGTATCCCCAACCCGCTGTTGCCGGAATGCCGGGCAGATACCAGCAATGCGGTGATTGAACACGGCGCCGATATGGGGATCGCCTTTGACGGCGACTTCGACCGCTGCTTCCTGTTCGATGAAAAAGGGCAGTTTATTGAAGGCTACTACATTGTCGGCCTGCTGGCGGAAGCCTTCCTGGAAAAAGAGCAGGGGGCGAAGATCATTCACGATCCGCGTCTTTGCTGGAACACCGAAGATGTGGTGACCGGCGCAGGCGGCGTACCCGTGATGTCGAAAACCGGCCACGCCTTTATTAAGGAGCGGATGCGCGCCGAAGACGCCATTTACGGCGGCGAGATGAGCGCCCATCACTACTTTCGCGACTTCGCTTACTGCGACAGCGGCATGATCCCGTGGCTGCTGGTGACGGAACTGCTGTGCCTGAAGGGTAAGACCCTGGGTTCACTGGTTGAAGAGCGCATTGCGGCCTTCCCGGCCAGCGGCGAAATCAACAGCAAACTGGCGGATCCTGCGGCTTCCATCGAGCGGGTAAAGCAGCGCTTTATCGATGAAGCTCAAGAAGTGGACTACACCGACGGGCTGAGCATGGCCTTCGGCGACTGGCGCTTTAACCTGCGTAGCTCCAACACCGAACCGGTGGTGCGTCTGAACGTGGAGTCCCGTGCCGATCGTGCACTGATGGCGGCCCGTACTGAAGAGATCGTGGCGTTACTGAATGGCCCGGAGCTGCGATAG